The Streptomyces sp. NBC_00162 genome window below encodes:
- a CDS encoding aldo/keto reductase produces MERRSIGAGALSVGAVGLGCMPMSWAYAPSRRRGQESLAAVHTALDLGSNLLDTADLYGPYTNELLLGRVLAERRSEAFVSAKVGLRAGDQHVVADGRPGYLRRACDASLRRLRTDVIDLYQLHRVDPDVPVEETWGAMAELVGAGKVRALGFCALGAGAGPGAGRRGDRAYGTTVRHLERAQQVFPVSAVQAELSVWSPEAAWQLLPWCAARGVGFLAAMPLGSGFLTGTLTPGEGFESQDVRARHPRFTAHAMASNQELVAGLRRVAGRHGPGVTVAQVALAWVLAQGPQVVPVPGADRARWAAENARAAEVRLTAGDLAEIAALPAAVGAWD; encoded by the coding sequence GTGGAGCGCAGGTCGATCGGGGCGGGGGCGCTGTCGGTGGGCGCCGTCGGGCTCGGCTGTATGCCGATGAGCTGGGCGTATGCGCCTTCGCGGCGGCGGGGGCAGGAGTCGCTGGCGGCGGTGCACACGGCGCTGGACCTGGGGTCGAACCTGCTGGACACGGCTGATCTGTACGGGCCGTACACCAATGAGCTGCTGCTCGGGCGGGTGCTGGCGGAGCGGCGCTCGGAGGCGTTCGTCTCGGCCAAGGTCGGGCTGCGGGCGGGCGACCAGCACGTGGTGGCCGACGGGCGGCCCGGATATCTGCGGCGCGCCTGCGACGCCTCGCTGCGGCGGCTGCGGACCGATGTCATAGACCTCTACCAGCTGCACCGGGTGGATCCGGACGTGCCGGTGGAGGAGACCTGGGGCGCGATGGCGGAGCTGGTGGGCGCGGGGAAGGTGCGGGCGCTCGGCTTCTGCGCGCTGGGGGCCGGGGCCGGGCCGGGGGCCGGGCGGCGCGGGGACCGGGCGTACGGGACGACCGTGCGGCATCTGGAGCGGGCGCAGCAGGTGTTCCCGGTGAGCGCGGTGCAGGCGGAGCTGTCGGTGTGGTCGCCGGAGGCGGCCTGGCAGCTCCTGCCGTGGTGTGCGGCGCGCGGCGTGGGGTTCCTGGCGGCGATGCCGCTGGGCAGCGGGTTCCTGACCGGGACGCTCACTCCGGGTGAGGGGTTCGAGTCGCAGGACGTACGGGCCCGGCATCCGCGGTTCACGGCGCACGCGATGGCGTCGAACCAGGAGCTGGTGGCGGGGCTGCGGCGGGTGGCCGGGCGGCACGGGCCCGGTGTCACGGTCGCGCAGGTGGCGCTGGCCTGGGTGCTGGCGCAGGGGCCGCAGGTGGTTCCGGTGCCGGGGGCCGACCGGGCGCGGTGGGCGGCGGAGAACGCGCGGGCCGCGGAGGTCCGGCTGACGGCCGGGGACCTGGCCGAGATCGCGGCTCTGCCGGCCGCGGTGGGAGCCTGGGACTGA
- a CDS encoding PQQ-dependent sugar dehydrogenase, giving the protein MRYGSSRGRQVGYEALGARRRGVLAAVALAGCGALLAAGCSPSGGPGAGPRAEPGSSPPGTAAKGSGSAGQSGSPSASPEAAGPPAKGAVTVTGEVAKGLESPWGVAPLPDGDLLVASRDKGTISRVAVGLGAVTQIGKVPGVAPGGEGGLLGLALSPSFASDRLVYVYFTTESDNRIARMRYDEQRPAGQQLGAPDTVFRGIPKGLVHNGGRIAFGPDKMLYAGTGETGDTGLAQDKKSLGGKILRMTPDGDPVHGNPEADSVVYSYGHRNVQGLAWDKDKRLWAAEFGQKAWDELNLIEPGANYGWPEAEGKAGKPGLRDPVAVWTTDEASPSGIAWAEGSVWMAGLKGNRLWRIPLAGAEPVAEPEAFLEGKYGRLRSVVALGGDRLLLVTSETDGRGSPEAGDDRILTLTVR; this is encoded by the coding sequence ATGCGATACGGAAGTTCTCGCGGGCGGCAGGTGGGGTACGAGGCCCTGGGCGCGCGGCGCCGGGGCGTGCTGGCGGCGGTGGCGCTGGCCGGCTGCGGCGCCCTGCTGGCGGCGGGATGTTCGCCGTCGGGCGGGCCGGGCGCGGGGCCACGGGCGGAGCCGGGGAGCTCTCCACCGGGCACGGCCGCCAAGGGCTCGGGGTCAGCCGGCCAGTCGGGCAGTCCGTCCGCCTCGCCGGAGGCCGCCGGCCCGCCGGCCAAGGGCGCGGTGACGGTGACCGGCGAGGTCGCCAAGGGTCTGGAGTCCCCGTGGGGCGTGGCCCCGCTGCCCGACGGGGACCTGCTGGTGGCCTCGCGGGACAAGGGGACGATCAGCAGGGTCGCGGTGGGCTTGGGCGCGGTGACGCAGATCGGCAAGGTGCCGGGGGTGGCTCCGGGCGGGGAGGGCGGGCTGCTGGGTCTCGCGCTGTCACCGTCCTTCGCCTCGGACCGGCTGGTGTACGTGTACTTCACGACGGAGTCCGACAACCGCATCGCCCGGATGCGCTATGACGAGCAACGGCCCGCCGGGCAGCAACTGGGCGCGCCGGACACGGTGTTCCGGGGCATCCCCAAGGGTCTCGTCCACAACGGCGGCCGGATCGCGTTCGGCCCGGACAAGATGCTCTACGCCGGGACGGGCGAGACCGGTGACACCGGGCTCGCGCAGGACAAGAAGTCGCTGGGCGGCAAGATCCTGCGGATGACCCCGGACGGGGATCCGGTGCACGGCAATCCCGAGGCGGATTCGGTTGTCTACTCCTACGGGCACCGCAATGTGCAGGGGCTCGCGTGGGACAAGGACAAACGGCTCTGGGCGGCGGAGTTCGGCCAGAAGGCCTGGGACGAGCTGAATCTGATCGAGCCCGGGGCGAACTACGGCTGGCCCGAGGCCGAGGGGAAGGCCGGCAAGCCGGGGCTGCGGGATCCGGTGGCCGTGTGGACGACCGATGAGGCCTCCCCGAGCGGGATCGCGTGGGCGGAGGGGTCGGTGTGGATGGCCGGGCTGAAGGGGAACCGGCTATGGCGGATCCCGCTGGCCGGGGCGGAGCCGGTGGCCGAGCCGGAGGCCTTCCTGGAGGGGAAGTACGGGCGGCTGCGCTCGGTGGTGGCGCTCGGCGGGGACAGATTGCTGCTGGTCACGAGCGAGACGGACGGGCGCGGGTCGCCGGAAGCGGGCGACGACAGGATCCTGACACTGACGGTGCGGTGA
- a CDS encoding DUF6191 domain-containing protein: protein MDAVFNMIEELFNPGRKHTDEEKKRLELSRVDVNDGDPGRGPIDLDSGQVLIRLDERAPADGD, encoded by the coding sequence GTGGACGCGGTGTTCAACATGATCGAGGAGCTCTTCAACCCGGGACGCAAGCACACGGACGAGGAGAAGAAGCGGCTGGAGCTGTCCCGGGTCGACGTCAATGACGGGGACCCGGGACGGGGGCCGATAGACCTGGACTCCGGCCAGGTGCTCATACGCCTCGACGAGCGGGCTCCGGCTGACGGGGACTGA
- a CDS encoding helix-turn-helix transcriptional regulator has product MLGDVETRSVSPVFVGRADELALLTDALTRAAGREPQAMLIGGEAGVGKTRLTEEFLGEAARRGAVVAVGGCVEIGAEGLPFAPFSTALRTLHRELPEELAAAAAGQEDELARILPELGDTPRGPHDEESTARLFELTARMLERLAAERLVVLVLEDLHWADTSTRHLLSYLFRTLGSGRLVVVATYRADDVHRRHPLRPLLAELDRLRTVQRIELPRFNRAEVRRQLAGILASQPDEDFVDSVFERSDGNAFFVEELVASKASGCRAGLTESLRDLLLVRVEVLPDEAQRVVRIVAEGGSTVEYPLLRAVAGLTEDELIGALRAAVGANILLATTDGDGYRFRHSLVREAVSDDLLPGERSRLNRHYAEALEAGESLIRAEERVIRLANYWYQANDPSKALPAVLDASVAARRRHAYSEQLRLLERAMDLWDSTPEEVREALRPADYTDVYPPCGCDPATTPLQRLDLLAEATVAARYGGERERALKITKMALRTLDDGHDPLRAAWFWTERSRLVAGLGRGDGWEEIAKAQELVQGLPPSQVHAEVLVRAAGWGMLHNPGPANLVAAQRAVDYARMVGAEDVELNARITVGCLLTDADTSEAGLTELHAVKDRATELGLTMLAGRAHINLTSQLESMGRSREAVELAEQAAELVRKSRLLDTEAWARGNMAESLYSLGRWDEATEQARRTLLVGQSASPRGSASARLAYLALARGELTEAAHQLAAAHTHFGTHETQPQHRIPMYRLAIGIAAGEGRIADVRAEVAAAVDYGFALGQHRYAWPLLLAAATAEADSRGLPAADTGRDAALEVLRTAARHLATPVPVWAAHAEYLRAELLRAQDRDTVADWTAVEAAVRPLERPYLLARARHRLAEALLAAGGDRESAAALIRDAHATADGLGSRRLREDLALLAQRARLPLTPADTPPAPPVADADPVEALGLTSRERDVLRLVAAGSTNRKIAEELFISPKTASVHVSNILAKLGVAGRGEAAALAHRLRLFAPPGPVSPRQPEPARRGV; this is encoded by the coding sequence ATGCTCGGCGACGTGGAGACCAGATCTGTCAGCCCGGTGTTCGTCGGCCGAGCCGACGAACTGGCCCTGCTCACCGACGCACTGACCCGCGCCGCCGGCCGGGAGCCCCAGGCGATGCTCATCGGCGGAGAGGCCGGGGTCGGCAAGACCCGCCTCACCGAGGAGTTCCTCGGGGAAGCGGCCCGCCGCGGCGCCGTGGTCGCCGTCGGAGGCTGTGTGGAGATCGGGGCGGAGGGGCTTCCCTTCGCCCCGTTTTCGACGGCCCTGCGCACCCTGCACCGGGAGCTCCCCGAGGAGCTCGCCGCCGCTGCCGCGGGCCAGGAGGACGAACTCGCCCGGATCCTCCCCGAACTCGGCGACACCCCCCGCGGTCCGCACGACGAGGAGAGCACCGCCCGGCTGTTCGAACTGACGGCCCGGATGCTGGAACGGCTCGCCGCCGAACGCCTCGTCGTCCTCGTCCTGGAGGACCTGCACTGGGCGGACACCTCCACACGGCACCTGCTCTCCTACCTCTTCCGCACCCTCGGCAGCGGCCGGCTCGTCGTCGTCGCCACCTACCGCGCGGACGACGTCCACCGCCGCCACCCGCTGCGCCCGCTCCTCGCCGAACTGGACCGGCTCCGCACCGTCCAGCGCATCGAGCTGCCCCGCTTCAACCGGGCCGAGGTGCGCCGCCAGCTCGCCGGGATCCTCGCCTCGCAGCCCGACGAGGACTTCGTGGACTCCGTCTTCGAGCGTTCCGACGGCAACGCCTTCTTCGTAGAGGAACTCGTCGCCTCCAAGGCGAGCGGCTGCCGCGCCGGACTCACCGAATCCCTGAGGGACCTGCTCCTCGTCCGCGTCGAGGTCCTCCCGGACGAGGCCCAGCGCGTGGTGCGCATCGTCGCCGAGGGCGGCTCCACCGTCGAGTACCCGCTCCTGCGGGCCGTCGCCGGGCTCACCGAGGACGAGCTCATCGGGGCGCTGCGGGCCGCCGTGGGCGCCAACATCCTGCTCGCCACCACCGACGGCGACGGCTACCGCTTCCGCCACTCCCTGGTCCGCGAGGCCGTGAGCGACGACCTGCTGCCCGGCGAGCGCTCCCGCCTCAACCGCCACTACGCCGAGGCCCTGGAGGCCGGCGAGTCCCTGATCCGCGCCGAGGAGCGGGTCATCCGGCTGGCCAACTACTGGTACCAGGCGAACGACCCGTCGAAGGCACTGCCCGCCGTACTCGACGCCTCCGTGGCCGCCCGCCGCCGGCACGCCTACTCCGAGCAGCTGCGCCTGCTGGAGCGGGCCATGGACCTGTGGGACAGCACCCCGGAGGAGGTCCGCGAGGCGCTGCGCCCGGCGGACTACACCGACGTGTACCCGCCGTGCGGCTGCGACCCGGCCACCACCCCGCTGCAACGGCTCGACCTGCTGGCCGAGGCGACCGTGGCGGCCCGCTACGGCGGGGAGCGCGAACGCGCCCTGAAGATCACCAAGATGGCCCTGAGAACGCTGGACGACGGCCATGACCCGCTGCGGGCCGCCTGGTTCTGGACCGAGCGCTCCCGGCTGGTGGCCGGCCTCGGCCGCGGCGACGGCTGGGAGGAGATCGCCAAGGCGCAGGAACTGGTCCAGGGGCTGCCCCCGTCCCAGGTGCACGCCGAGGTCCTCGTCCGGGCCGCGGGCTGGGGCATGCTCCACAACCCGGGCCCCGCCAACCTCGTCGCTGCCCAACGGGCCGTCGACTACGCGCGGATGGTGGGCGCCGAGGACGTGGAGCTCAACGCCCGGATCACGGTCGGCTGTCTCCTCACCGACGCCGACACCTCCGAGGCGGGCCTCACCGAGCTGCACGCGGTCAAGGACCGGGCCACCGAACTCGGACTCACGATGCTCGCGGGTCGTGCACATATCAATCTCACCTCTCAGCTGGAGAGCATGGGACGGTCACGGGAAGCGGTGGAGCTGGCCGAACAGGCGGCCGAACTCGTCCGCAAGTCACGGCTGTTGGACACCGAGGCATGGGCGCGGGGCAACATGGCGGAGAGTCTCTACAGCCTCGGCCGCTGGGACGAGGCCACCGAGCAGGCCCGCCGCACCCTGCTCGTCGGCCAGAGCGCCTCCCCGCGCGGATCCGCCTCCGCACGGCTGGCCTACCTGGCCCTGGCCCGGGGCGAGCTGACCGAGGCGGCCCACCAGCTGGCCGCCGCCCACACCCACTTCGGCACCCACGAGACCCAGCCCCAGCACCGGATACCGATGTACCGCCTCGCGATCGGGATCGCCGCGGGGGAGGGCCGGATCGCCGACGTCCGCGCCGAGGTCGCCGCCGCCGTCGACTACGGCTTCGCCCTCGGGCAGCACCGCTACGCCTGGCCGCTGCTGCTCGCGGCCGCCACGGCCGAGGCGGACTCCCGGGGCCTCCCCGCCGCCGACACCGGCCGGGACGCCGCGCTTGAGGTACTGCGCACCGCCGCCCGCCACCTCGCCACCCCGGTACCGGTGTGGGCCGCCCACGCCGAGTACCTGCGGGCCGAGCTGCTGCGGGCGCAGGACCGGGACACCGTCGCCGACTGGACCGCCGTGGAAGCGGCCGTCCGCCCGCTGGAGCGCCCGTACCTGCTGGCCCGCGCCCGCCACCGGCTCGCCGAGGCGCTGCTGGCCGCCGGTGGCGACCGGGAGTCCGCGGCCGCCCTGATCCGCGACGCCCATGCCACCGCCGACGGGCTCGGCTCACGCCGGCTGCGGGAGGACCTGGCCCTGCTCGCACAGCGCGCCCGGCTCCCGCTGACCCCCGCAGACACACCCCCTGCCCCGCCCGTGGCGGACGCCGACCCGGTGGAGGCGCTCGGCCTGACCAGCCGCGAGCGGGACGTCCTGCGCCTGGTGGCTGCCGGCAGCACCAACCGCAAGATCGCCGAGGAGCTGTTCATCTCCCCGAAGACGGCGAGCGTCCACGTCTCGAACATCCTGGCCAAGCTGGGGGTCGCAGGCCGTGGCGAGGCGGCCGCCCTCGCCCACCGGCTGCGGCTCTTCGCCCCTCCGGGGCCGGTCAGTCCCCGTCAGCCGGAGCCCGCTCGTCGAGGCGTATGA
- a CDS encoding GNAT family N-acetyltransferase, giving the protein MFAIDLAEDAQLKPLEMWHAEEFLAHMDRGREYIGQFVGFPDRATDLDSARELLRKNAEKAANDGTRFFGIWVGGTLVGGVLYPVFDAAAGNCEVGCWLEPAAAGRGLVTAACRVLIDWAFNGRGMHRVEWHVAPGNKKSIAVAERLGLTREGVMRENHLHRGVRQSTEVWAVLADEWSAARPA; this is encoded by the coding sequence ATGTTCGCGATAGACCTGGCCGAAGACGCCCAGCTCAAGCCGCTGGAGATGTGGCACGCCGAGGAATTCCTCGCCCACATGGACCGGGGGCGCGAGTACATCGGCCAGTTCGTCGGTTTCCCCGACCGTGCCACCGACCTGGACTCGGCGCGTGAGCTGCTCCGTAAGAACGCCGAGAAGGCCGCGAACGACGGCACCCGCTTCTTCGGCATCTGGGTCGGCGGCACGCTCGTCGGCGGAGTGCTCTACCCGGTCTTCGACGCCGCCGCCGGCAACTGCGAGGTCGGCTGCTGGCTGGAGCCGGCCGCCGCCGGACGCGGGCTGGTCACCGCCGCCTGCCGGGTGCTCATCGACTGGGCGTTCAACGGGCGCGGCATGCACCGCGTGGAGTGGCACGTCGCCCCCGGGAACAAGAAGAGCATCGCGGTCGCCGAGCGCCTCGGCCTGACCCGCGAGGGCGTGATGCGCGAGAACCACCTGCACCGGGGCGTGCGCCAGAGCACCGAGGTCTGGGCGGTCCTCGCCGACGAGTGGTCCGCGGCCCGTCCCGCCTGA
- a CDS encoding MMPL family transporter, with translation MAAIARWCMRHRLLAVLMWLLALGGTAAAAGTAGAAFSNDYEVPGTESGKANDLLREGFHGQGGDTDTIVWRAPERQSARTPGVEQRMTRALDAVAALPGVGSVAGPYGPGPDSAARISPDGRTAYAVVTFDRPADSVPKARAQAVLDAAKNPATETDGLQVELGGRAIGLTEAPSAHLAEVIGVAIAALVLFLAFGSLAASLLPIATALVSVGTAYFCITLLGHAMPVADFAPMLGTLVGLGVGIDYALFIVTRHRKGLARGLPVEEAAENAVATTGRAVVFAGATVCIALLGMLVLRLNFLNGVAIAASVTVVLTVAASVTLLPALLSYIGMRALSRRERRRLAAEGPRPEHTTGFAARWSAFVERHPKLLGVIATGVMLVLALPTLFLHLGTSDQGNNPATSTTRQAYDLLAEGFGPGTNGPLTVVARLDGAGDRVAVEQLAEALRTTKGVASTGPAVLNRSGDTAVLTVVPDSAPQSRATSDLVDTLREDVIPRAGHGNSMEIHVGGVTAGYDDFAEVIIGKLPLFVGVVIALGCVLLLLAFRSIGIPVKAAAMNVAAVASSFGVVVAIFQWGWGSELLGLGSAGPIEPFLPVIMVSVLFGLSMDYQVFLVSRMYEEWLETGDNQRAVRVGLAETSRVINSAAVIMISVFLAFVFSGDRIIAMFGIALAAAVALDAFVLRTLLVPALMHMLGGANWWLPAWLDRRLPRISIEPPDRGPHAKLPAQRPSEDTAEPADSVPVSR, from the coding sequence TTGGCAGCAATCGCGCGGTGGTGCATGCGGCACCGACTGCTCGCCGTTCTGATGTGGCTGCTCGCGCTGGGGGGGACCGCGGCAGCCGCGGGGACCGCCGGAGCGGCGTTCTCCAACGACTACGAGGTCCCCGGCACCGAGTCCGGCAAGGCGAACGACCTGCTCCGCGAGGGCTTCCACGGCCAAGGCGGAGACACCGACACCATCGTGTGGCGGGCCCCCGAGCGCCAGAGCGCCCGCACCCCCGGCGTCGAGCAGCGCATGACCCGCGCACTCGACGCCGTTGCCGCGCTCCCCGGCGTCGGATCGGTCGCCGGCCCCTACGGCCCGGGCCCCGACAGCGCCGCGCGGATCAGCCCCGACGGCCGTACCGCCTACGCCGTGGTGACCTTCGACCGGCCAGCCGACTCCGTACCCAAGGCCCGGGCCCAGGCGGTCCTCGACGCGGCCAAGAACCCGGCCACCGAGACCGACGGCCTCCAGGTCGAACTCGGCGGTCGTGCCATCGGCCTGACCGAGGCCCCCAGCGCCCACCTCGCCGAGGTCATCGGCGTCGCCATCGCGGCCCTCGTCCTCTTCCTGGCCTTCGGCTCGCTCGCCGCGAGCCTGCTGCCCATCGCGACCGCCCTGGTCAGCGTGGGCACCGCCTATTTCTGCATCACCCTGCTCGGCCACGCGATGCCCGTCGCCGACTTCGCCCCGATGCTCGGCACCCTCGTCGGCCTCGGCGTCGGCATCGACTACGCGCTGTTCATCGTCACCAGGCACCGCAAGGGCCTCGCCCGCGGACTCCCCGTCGAGGAGGCCGCCGAGAACGCCGTCGCCACGACCGGCCGGGCTGTCGTCTTCGCCGGAGCCACCGTCTGCATCGCGCTGCTCGGCATGCTGGTGCTGCGGCTGAACTTCCTCAACGGCGTCGCGATAGCCGCCTCCGTGACGGTCGTTCTGACGGTCGCCGCCTCGGTCACCCTGCTGCCCGCCCTCCTCTCGTACATCGGCATGCGCGCCCTCTCGCGCCGCGAGCGCCGCAGGCTCGCCGCCGAGGGTCCGCGGCCGGAACACACCACCGGCTTCGCCGCCCGCTGGTCCGCCTTCGTGGAACGCCACCCCAAGCTGCTGGGCGTCATCGCCACCGGGGTCATGCTGGTACTGGCCCTGCCCACGCTCTTCCTCCACCTCGGCACCTCCGACCAGGGCAACAACCCGGCCACCTCGACCACCCGGCAGGCCTACGACCTGCTGGCGGAAGGGTTCGGGCCCGGTACGAACGGACCGCTCACCGTCGTCGCCCGCCTCGACGGCGCCGGCGACCGGGTCGCAGTGGAGCAGCTGGCCGAGGCGCTCCGTACGACGAAGGGCGTCGCCTCGACGGGCCCGGCGGTCCTCAACCGGAGCGGGGACACCGCCGTCCTCACCGTCGTGCCCGACTCCGCCCCCCAGTCCCGGGCCACGAGCGACCTCGTCGACACGCTCCGCGAGGACGTCATCCCGCGCGCGGGGCACGGCAACTCGATGGAGATCCACGTCGGCGGAGTGACGGCTGGCTACGACGACTTCGCCGAGGTCATCATCGGCAAGCTCCCGCTCTTCGTCGGAGTGGTCATCGCCCTGGGCTGCGTGCTCCTGCTGCTGGCCTTCCGGTCCATCGGCATCCCGGTCAAGGCGGCGGCCATGAACGTCGCCGCCGTCGCCTCCTCCTTCGGCGTCGTCGTGGCGATCTTCCAGTGGGGCTGGGGCAGCGAACTGCTGGGCCTGGGCAGTGCCGGGCCCATCGAACCCTTCCTGCCCGTGATCATGGTGTCCGTCCTGTTCGGGCTGTCGATGGACTACCAGGTCTTCCTCGTCAGCCGGATGTACGAGGAGTGGCTGGAGACCGGCGACAACCAGCGGGCCGTGCGCGTGGGCCTCGCCGAGACCAGCCGGGTCATCAACTCGGCCGCCGTCATCATGATCTCCGTCTTCCTGGCCTTCGTGTTCAGCGGTGACCGGATCATCGCGATGTTCGGCATCGCGCTCGCCGCGGCGGTGGCCCTCGACGCCTTCGTGCTGCGCACCCTGCTCGTCCCCGCCCTGATGCACATGCTCGGCGGCGCCAACTGGTGGCTGCCCGCCTGGCTCGACCGGCGGCTGCCGCGGATCAGCATCGAGCCCCCGGACCGCGGTCCCCATGCGAAACTTCCGGCACAGCGGCCGAGCGAAGACACCGCGGAGCCGGCTGACTCCGTACCCGTGTCCCGCTGA
- a CDS encoding signal peptidase I: MNDDSTIYTGKATPDAAADRGWLLGHFKDPSDPRHSEDVEIKWGVHPKGEERERWATAEKRTALLVLISGRFRLEFPGRTVVLSEQGDYVLWGRGVDHSWYAEEDAVVLTVRWPSIPGYRVDEPDDQDRLQEHLPAPCDNAHERGQRSRNAAIVEM, translated from the coding sequence GTGAACGACGACTCCACCATCTACACCGGCAAGGCCACCCCCGACGCGGCCGCCGACCGCGGCTGGCTCCTCGGCCACTTCAAGGACCCCTCCGACCCCCGTCACAGCGAGGACGTGGAGATCAAGTGGGGCGTCCACCCGAAGGGCGAGGAGCGGGAGCGCTGGGCCACCGCGGAGAAGCGCACCGCACTGCTGGTGCTGATCAGCGGCCGCTTCCGGCTGGAGTTCCCGGGGCGGACCGTCGTCCTTTCCGAGCAGGGCGACTACGTGCTCTGGGGGCGTGGCGTCGACCACTCCTGGTACGCCGAGGAGGACGCCGTGGTCCTCACCGTCCGGTGGCCCTCGATCCCGGGCTACCGGGTCGACGAGCCCGATGACCAGGACCGGCTCCAAGAGCACCTCCCGGCCCCCTGTGACAATGCGCACGAAAGGGGCCAACGATCACGAAACGCTGCGATCGTTGAGATGTAG
- a CDS encoding GNAT family N-acetyltransferase, giving the protein MDHDELLKVRASYDARMRRDAQPDAAQARVERAGAVVRQTVPGLGWNGVLWSDLDEETADAEIAAQIAHFAGLGAPEFEWKLYDHDRPADLGARLRAAGFVPEPPETLMVGRTAELALLPVEPPEGITLRVVTDEAGVDLMMDVHARAFGTERPQIREQMLSLLREQPDTIAAVVAMAGDTPVSAARMEMRPGIPFAGLWGGGTDPRWRGRGIYRLLVAHRARRAAELGIPYLQVDASADSRPILERLGFGVLGVTTPYVWTAG; this is encoded by the coding sequence ATGGATCACGATGAACTCCTGAAGGTGCGGGCCTCGTACGACGCCCGGATGCGCCGCGACGCACAGCCGGACGCGGCGCAGGCCCGGGTGGAGCGGGCGGGTGCGGTCGTCCGGCAGACCGTGCCCGGCCTCGGCTGGAACGGCGTGCTCTGGTCGGACCTCGACGAGGAGACGGCGGATGCGGAGATCGCGGCGCAGATCGCCCACTTCGCGGGGCTGGGGGCGCCGGAGTTCGAGTGGAAGCTCTACGACCACGACCGGCCCGCGGACCTCGGGGCGCGGCTGCGGGCGGCGGGTTTCGTGCCGGAGCCGCCCGAGACGCTGATGGTGGGCCGCACGGCGGAGCTCGCCCTGCTGCCGGTGGAGCCGCCGGAGGGCATCACCCTGCGGGTGGTGACCGACGAGGCGGGGGTGGATCTGATGATGGACGTCCACGCGCGGGCCTTCGGCACCGAGCGGCCGCAGATCCGGGAGCAGATGCTGAGCCTGCTGCGGGAGCAGCCGGACACCATCGCGGCCGTCGTGGCGATGGCGGGCGACACCCCGGTCAGCGCGGCTCGGATGGAGATGCGGCCGGGTATCCCGTTCGCGGGCCTCTGGGGCGGCGGCACGGACCCGCGGTGGCGCGGCCGCGGCATCTACCGCCTGCTGGTGGCCCACCGGGCCCGCCGGGCAGCGGAGCTCGGCATCCCGTACCTCCAGGTCGACGCGTCGGCGGACAGCCGCCCGATCCTGGAGCGGCTCGGCTTCGGGGTGCTGGGGGTGACGACTCCGTACGTGTGGACGGCGGGCTGA
- a CDS encoding DinB family protein — MERTGPPLTGNERDTLRAYLDYHRATLAWKCEGLTDEELRRPSMPPSTLTLLGLVRHMAEVERHWFRRTLNGEELPHLWSDTHDFQAAYDAAGATREEAFTAWEAEVAHARRIEAAAESLDVTAFVTSWKEEASLRLVMLHLIHEYARHNGHADLLREAVDGTTGA, encoded by the coding sequence ATGGAACGCACGGGACCGCCCCTGACCGGCAACGAGCGCGACACGCTGCGCGCCTACCTCGACTACCACCGGGCCACCCTCGCCTGGAAGTGCGAGGGCCTGACCGACGAGGAACTGCGCCGGCCTTCGATGCCGCCCTCCACCCTCACCCTCCTCGGCCTGGTCCGGCACATGGCCGAGGTCGAGCGCCACTGGTTCCGCCGCACCCTGAACGGCGAGGAGCTGCCCCACCTCTGGTCCGACACCCACGACTTCCAGGCCGCCTACGACGCCGCCGGCGCCACGCGCGAGGAGGCGTTCACGGCCTGGGAGGCCGAGGTCGCGCACGCCCGCCGGATCGAGGCCGCCGCCGAGTCCCTCGACGTGACGGCCTTCGTGACCAGCTGGAAGGAGGAGGCCTCGCTGCGCCTGGTCATGCTCCACCTGATCCACGAGTACGCCCGCCACAACGGCCACGCCGACCTCCTCCGCGAGGCCGTCGACGGCACCACGGGCGCCTGA